The nucleotide sequence CACCCGGGCGTCCTGTGGTAGCTATGTGCAGTGCCCGGCCTCGCGCAAGATCCTCCCGGTGCACCGTCACCTGCTGGGCACCACATCCGGCACGTCTGCAGACTGTGCCACGTGGTACCGCGTGTTGCGGCGGGAACTGCGGCTGCGCGCCCTGAGGGAGGGGCGGCTGCCCAGCGTGGCCGGGTCCGCCAGACTCCTGTCGGCCCTGATGTCCTGCTACCGGGGGTTGGATCTATGCGTGGCCACCGCGCTGTGTGGCTGGGACCGCTCGGGCCCTGCCCTCTTCTATGTGGACAGTGACGGCACCCGCCTGCAGGGGAACATCTTCTCGGTGGGCTCTGGATCTCCTTACGCCTATGGCGTGCTCGACCGCGGCTACCGCTACGACATGAGCCCCCAGGAAGCCTATGCCCTGGCTCGCCGCGCCGTGACCCACGCCACCCACCGCGATGCCTACTCAGGGGGCTCTGTAGACCTTTTCCATGTGCGGGAAAGCGGATGGGAGTATGTGTCGCGCAGCGATGCCTGTGTGCTGTACTGGGAACTGCAGAAGCTTCCGGagccagagaaggaggaggaggaggaggaggtccgCCAGGACCAGGCTGAGCCTGCCACCCTGCACAGAGACTCCAGGCTGGCCGCAGAGACTGAGATGCTGTGAGAAGCAGCAGGACTTGAGGGGACCTTGGCCAAGGGAGTGGGTGGGAGGataggcatgggggtgggggtcgggagAGGAGACTCACAGCATCTGGCTCCAGCCCACAGGGGTCCCCAGCTCCATTTGTTCTAgatctccttccctttctgtctcccaGCGCTGTGGCTCTGTCCAACATGTTCCTCTGGATGCCCAGTGGATTGGTCCAGCCTCCTTTCCACCCCCAAGTTCTCCACGAATAATCTCTGTGTGCCTGCTGCACGCCAGACGCAGGGCTAGGTGCCAGACCCTCTTTCTCACCAACTTCTTTGCCGCTTTTCCCCACCTGATCCCTGCTCTCTTTGCCTCCCATTTCTGTATCTCAGCTTCAAAGTATTTGTCACTGTGTCACCTTGGTGAGGGAGTAACtgggggtggagtaaggtggggCGAGTGGCCCAGAGCACccagatggggggggggcagggcagcaCAGACCGTAaggcttctccccctgccctggaGGGACTCTAAGGACAACAATCACTATTCATTCTGAATGCCCTTCTCATGATAACTCTGAGGTAAAAATTATCCTCACTTTGCGGAAGAGGAAACAGCTTCAAAGGGTTATGTGACTTGCTGGGGTCACACAGTAAGTGGCAGAGATGAGGGTGGGACCCCGCCTTCCGGGCCTTCGCTCCAGAGTTCTGCTCTTTCAACACAGTTCTGTCTTCCCAGGTCCTCTTTcttgccctgtctttctgccctagGCCCTTCAGGCATCTGGGAGTGGGGAGCGGGGGAGGAGCTGGGAGCGGGAGAGGAGCTGGGCCAAACCCCTGCCCGGTGGGCAGAGGAGCCTGAGGGCCTGGAGGGTggccaaccccccccaccccgccccaagaCCTGGAGCCATGGTCATCACCTACCCGGAGCTCTGGTCTTCAGACCCTGTCACTACTGAGGCCagacttctttccctctttccccttcctgcttTCTTCCCTTTGCCTTCTTTCCAGCCTTTCCTTCCTGTCACttcctctggggaaggaagaaaagacggAGATGGCTGTGCCAGTGGGAACTGTTGGGCTAGCACATCCTCTCCTGCCCTTCCTGCCCCGCCTCCAGCTCCCCTATAAGCCCTGACTTGGCAAGGCTGGCTGCCAGTTCCAGGGGGGCCACCTTCCCCGCCCGGCTTCTCCCCAGGCAAACTTGAAGGGGGATGGGCGGGAAGCACAGTCAACCAAGAGACAGGACTGAATGGAGGGAATGTTGGTGAACCTTTCTCTCATCCCGCTCCTGCAGAGCTTCCAGGCGAGAGATTCAaagccccctttcctctctcctcctctcagcctgccgcccagctCTGAGCCCTAGGCCCCAACACTGGACTTCCTGCTTAGAATTCCTCCAGGCTGGAGCTGACCTGACTAAGAGACCCCCAGGTTCTGGCCTTTGGGGCATGAttagggaggaggaaggaaaggccaGGGAGTCTTAGGAAGGAAAGCCGGGAGGCAGTGGAGGCTGAGGGAGGAAAttgtggtgggggaggaggagcagcagaaaaGTGCTTCCTACAGAAGAGCTAGCATTTGAGAGTCAGGGTCCAGGAATCTCATCGGTGGCTTCAACAACAACCCTTCACCCCCCTGTCCATTCTCCAGTCTCTGGGGAGAAGGTGCAGAGCTCTGGGAATGATAGGCAGAGCTcagggacacccccaccccccacccagggccaGCCTAGTCCTGGAGGAGAACAGGAGGAAAGCTTTTGCTCAGGGTTCAAGGACGTGATGGACTCCGGCATAAGAGGGTGCATCTCCAAGTGCAGAGACGTACGTGGATCTGTGTCCTGTTGTAAGTGAGGGGCCCAGTTGAgatgtgtgcatgagtgtgctAGAGGATGTGTGGCAGTTCCTGagtacagagacagagaagagattgGAAGAGAAAGAGTTAACACCTGGATAAGGAGTGCAGCCCCTCTTGGGAGAGAAAGCCAGGCCTTGTCActtattttggaaaaatggtCCAACACTGAGAGGAAGTGGGGGCAGAGCTCATCGTATTAGTTCCCCACATCTGCATTGTCACACCCCTATCCTGAAGCCCCAGGAAGGAGAAAcagtggatatgtgtgtgtgtggtggggagctTGCAGCCCAGGAGTGTTGCCTGATCATGGTCTTAGGCTCAGAAACTGCCTGCAGCTCACTCCCTGGGATGCTCTGTAGTCTTTCCCTCCCCACAAACAGGGGAAGGAGGACTGAACACACATACAGGGGAAAATAGGAAGGGAGACCCTCCTTCTCCTGTCACCTagccccttctctcccttctcctttctttccacagTCCTGCCCCTCTTCATTCCCTTTGATGGGTTCTTTCAGGATGATGAGGTATTTGAGACCAGAGATAAGACCAGGGGTCTTGCTGACAGGCCTGTTTCCCTATGTCCTGTGTTTCCCTCCAAGTTTACCAAGCCAGAGTTGGGGCCTGACCTCAGGATGCAGGTAGGGAGGGCTGGGAGAGTAGAGAAAGGCCGCATCCCACCTAGGAATGGGCCATGGGTCAGTCCCTCATTGCTCTTCACTTATTCCTGAAGGCTGGTTGCAGATGCTGCGGTGAGAGCAAAGGGGCAGAGAGCTTGCCCATCCTGCCCCCAAACAGAAAACCCTGTGCCTGACACCACACTTCGGGTGTTGGCTCCTAATCATCTCCTTTGGGAGACAGCCAGCCTGCTCTTGCTCGGGCCTTTGGCCAGTTGGGCCTCCAGTTCCAGTTCCCTTCACAGAGTAAAGGACAAGTCCAGCCCGGGGGCAAGGGTCCTGTTCTCCTGGCACCTGGTTACTCTAATCAAGCAGGCATGGAAGTGTGAGAGAAGGCATCTTCCCATTGGAGCAGTTCCCCCCATGGCCAGCACCCCACACTTGGAGGGAAGGGCCAGGAGGCTCTGCCTGGACCCATCATCACTGCGCACCTCCAGGAGCCCTGCCTGGAATTAGGACCTCCCTTCTCTGCTTAGGGAGCGCACACTGAGAAACGATGGCCTCTGCTCAGCTCGCATCCCAGTTGACTTTGATTCGACTCCTGGGCCCCCTGATAGCTCActcctggtccctctccctctccctatgtgTTCCATGGAGAGTAAGACCAGGACTGGAGAGAATTAAAGGTGGGGTCACTGGGCCCAGAATCAGAGTGGCTATGCCATCTCAGCCCGGCCCACCCTCTCCCACCTGGCACAGACAGGCTTTCCTAATCTAAAAGCCAGCTTCCTCTCTTAGTCTTTtatctttccccctctcttctcagGAGCTCTCACTCCAACCTCTCCTTGccaccctcccctctggccaATCCCCTTAATTCCCTTGGACATTTTGAGACCAGCAAGGAACAGGAGAGTCACAGTGGGGGGTACTTACTCCCTCCTCAGACTAGAGGGACTTGAGTGGACtgccctcccccaaaataaagcaGTGAACTGCCccacaaagaagaaaggaaccaGCAGGGTTGGGTCAGGCCTCTCCTTCCACCCTTTGGCATAGAGAAACTCTGCACAGAAACCCACATGCAGAACTGGAAACAGGGCTCCAGCTTTAGAAAATAAAGTGTTTGTTTATTATGAAATTAGAGATGGaggcccctccccttcctccctttttccccttccccagctgcctccctctttcctttccttcccctcccctccccctggggctGGGAAGCACACAAGACAATTCCCAGAGCTGGGATGCCCAGGGCAGGCCAACAGCTGCGCAGAGCTCCAGGGAGGCGGCCGTGTGGGGGGCTGGAGCTCTTGCCCTGGGAGGTGGGCTGGCACCCTCTCTCTGCTGGAGGCCAGTGGAGCCAGGATGAGGCCATGAGTGATGGATGGAACCATGCGGGCAGGTCTGTAAAGACAGGAGAGCCAGGGGTTCTAGGCAGTGAGTGGAGGAGGGCTTCAGGccatccctctgctccctcctcccccttaaTTAGGGGCACTGACCTGGGGCCAAAGATCCCCCTGCAGGAGGGTGGGCAGCAGTGGCTGGAagtttctcttgttttttgggatggACAACAGAAATAACTGAAAAGCCAGTCACAGGGACCGGAGAGAATGCAGGCAGATGTGGgcaggagacagacacagagcaTGTGTGTGggcaagggagacagagagagggtgtgGGAGAGATTTAGAATCGGGCAGACAAAAACAGAGTCACGGAGAGAGTGGAATCACAGTGAAGGAACAGATTGAGAGTCGAACCACACAATCCAGACCCAGACAGGAGAGTGttacagaaagagacagagatccctggagggagacaaactaacGACTTGGGAGAAGGGAGGCAAGAAGGAGGTTGCCCTGGGGAAGCTGGGAAGAGGGACACCGGGAGGAGAGGAGGCCTGGGGGGCTCGCCCCCAGGCTGCTGCCGCCTGCCTGGAGCCCAGGGCGTGGGGGCTCACTCAGAGAGCCTGTGAGGGGTGCCCCACCGCAgcgggcagggctggggcccGCTCTCAGGGGGTCGGGGGCTCCTTGGCCCCGTACAGCTCAGCCAGGGTGCGGAAGAGGGGACCCCAGTCGTCCTGCGGCTCGGCGGGGCCGAGGGCGCCCCCCGCCTCGCTGCCGGAGCCCAGGGAGCTGAGCGAGCCGCAGGAGGAGCCACGGCCCTCGTAGCCGTAGACCTGCACGGAGTCGTAGGGCGGCACACTGGGGTCGTCGTCCGCCTCGCGGAGCCGCAGCGCCAGGAGCTGCGCCACGTCGGCGGGCCCAGGGGGCCGGGGCTGGCGGGGTGCCCGGGCCCGGGGCAGGACGTCGCGGCGCGCTGGTGGCCCGGGGTTCGGTGGGACTGCCCCGTCGGGGTTCTGCAGGGCGCTGATGTCGAAGGCCTCCGTGTCCTCTTCGCCGCCACCCTCGTCGTCATAGGTGATGATGTTCTCACGGACGTCCTCCTCCTCCAGCACCATCAGTGCTTCCTGCTTCTGCCGCCGCAGGGCCACGAAGAGCACCACCAGGGCTGGGAGAGAGGCGCACACAGGCCCGCTGAGTCTGCGGGGTCCCCGGGAGCACGGTGGCCTGCTTCCTTTCTGGACCATGCGCAGGTTGGGAGACAGAGGAGACAGTGTGGCCCGGGGTGGTAAGACCTGGGTTTGACACCTGGCAAGCCTCATCTGGAGTCTGACTTCACCCTGCATTCGACGGGTGACTATGGGAAGTTGCTTcacttctctgaacctctttGACCCTTAGAGGGCTTGTGTAGATAACAGGGAAAATGAATTCCCCCCTTAGAGCTGTTGAAAGGATGAATCCGAACTAGCACAAGTGATGTGCCAGGCACCACATGCCGCCCAGTCAGGCTTCAGTAAATGTTTTTTAAGGCTTCTGGCTCGCATTGTGGGTTGGTAATGTCAGGGACGTGAGACCAGAGCTCTTCTCTTGGACACACAAGGGAGTGGGAAAATCTGGGCATGGTGCTTCCTTCAATACCAAGGGGGAGACTTCCCCAGATCCAGGGACTTGGCCCCTCTCTCAACCCCCTGCAGGCTCAGACCCCACGTTGATGTTCCGAGGTGGCCCGACTCACCAAGCAGGGTGCCCACACAGGTGACGATGGCAAGCAGGGCCCCAGTGCTGAGCCCGGCCGGTGAGAGCTGAGCCTCGGGCCGGCAGGAAGCCACCGAGCCATCGGGCCGGCAGCGGCACACGCTGACAGTCACTGTGGCGGTGCTGCTCAAGGCTGGCTGCCCCCAGTCCCACAGTTCTATGGGAACCAGATAGGGTGCCTGGCGGGGCGGAGCAGGGCGAGAGGGCAGCAGCAGGCTGGCGGAGCCATCTGTGGGAGAGGGAAGGTGTGGGGCCCCTTCCTGAGACATGGTCCCAGTAGGGTGGGCGCGGCCCAGGGAGACAGCTGCCCATGGGGAGGATTGGCAAAGAGCAAATGTGTGCACATCCACATCTACCTTCTATCAGGTGGAGGGCCCAGATGTGGGGGCGGCAGTGAGGCAGACCAGGCTAGAGGGTGGTaggggagcaggagagcagggaggCCACCCACCTCGGTTGTCACGGACAGTGAAGTTGGCATCAGGGCCCAGAGGACCTTGAAGGGAGACACGGCTACTGTTGCCCACCTCATCTCTGTCCAGGGCCCGGATGACCTGAATCAACTGGGAAAAAGAAGATAGGCCTTGTATGGAGTGGGCACTGGGAGGTCTTAAAGTCCCGAGCCCTCTGCCGCAGCAGCTCACCTGGCCGGGGACTGCTGAATCACACACAAAGGTGTCATAGGGCTCAGCCAGCTGGGGGGCGTTGTCGTTCTCATCCAAGATCTGGATGGCTACTTGCACACGGGAGGCCTGTGCGGAGCTGTCTGAGGCCAGAACATGACACACACAGTAGTTGACACACAACATGCACGGTGTGTGGGCACGGATGCCCCGTGTAGCGCCCAGCATACACACGCGTCACGTGGACATACATGGGGCAAATGGTGTGAGACGAAGGGAACAACACCAAGAGTATACGACAACATTCAGGTGGGAGCCAAGATAAGTGCAGTGCAGAAGGTACATTCCATGGGGGCACGGAGCACCCGGGACAGGCATACATGTGCCATAAATGAAAGGCAGACAGAAGGTGCATACAGGATGCATGCAGGCCAGTCATGAAATAAACGCATTCATACCACATATTCGATATACACTCAACATTTACAACAAATACAACATACATGGAGTGGGTGTTGGATACACACCGTGCATTCATTGTCACCCCCCACCCAGGGTCGAGAGTATGCATTTTCATACATAGCACCCacgagacagacagacagacacacacacacaaacacacatgcccCATCAGCAGTAGGAAGGCTACGGTATAGCCGTGAGTAGCACTTAGACTTGGCCTTGGGGAGCCAGGCCAGCCTGGGCCACAGCCAGACACAGGCCCCCTTCTTCATGCAACCCTTCATCAGGTTGTTCCCTGTCATCACCGACTTGCCCCTCACTGCCAATGCCATCCAAGGAAGAATGGAAGATGGGTATCCCTGCCCAGGCTGGTGCTCACTTCTCCTGGCTGAGCCTCCCAGACTCTTTAGTCCTCTCCCAGGTCGGGAGAGAGCTGGCTGGCCCCAGGGAGAGGGCCAAGGTCCCAGCCTGTGCAAGGGAGGCTTGCGTGGGCTCTCTGGCTAAGggttcagggctccatcccttcTCTGCAATAAGGGTCTTAGGCCTGCTAGTTGATCTTAGGGTTTTCTGGAGAGCAGGATTTGGTGAGAGGGtgagaagacagagagggaaacacacacacacacacacacacacacacacggctagCAATGTATACACAGGCAACTCTAAACACTGCATACACACAGGGACATTCACATGACAGACATGCATGCAACGCCACATAACACACAGCGACGGGGCCATAAACATGATCTTCTACACATAAGAGGTAACATGGTGGCAGGGATAAGTGCTCTGACTCCATAGCCTCATAGGGTCTCGGGTTCTGCCCCTTCACAGCAGCATGACCTCGGGAAGCTACTTAACTTATCTTTGTCCGAGTCTCCTTATTTTCGAGTGGGGAAGTAATTGTACCTCCCTCCTAAAGC is from Mustela lutreola isolate mMusLut2 chromosome 7, mMusLut2.pri, whole genome shotgun sequence and encodes:
- the PSMB11 gene encoding proteasome subunit beta type-11, whose translation is MALQDVCKWQAPDTWGLSPHLPQASGWAVPPGCDPQTFLRTHGPRLAHGTTTLAFRFRHGVIAAADTRASCGSYVQCPASRKILPVHRHLLGTTSGTSADCATWYRVLRRELRLRALREGRLPSVAGSARLLSALMSCYRGLDLCVATALCGWDRSGPALFYVDSDGTRLQGNIFSVGSGSPYAYGVLDRGYRYDMSPQEAYALARRAVTHATHRDAYSGGSVDLFHVRESGWEYVSRSDACVLYWELQKLPEPEKEEEEEEVRQDQAEPATLHRDSRLAAETEML